In a single window of the Methanofollis ethanolicus genome:
- a CDS encoding DNA topoisomerase subunit B, producing MRDSYDASHITVLKGLEPVRERPAMYIGSTDTRGLHHLVYEVVDNSIDEALAGFCDQIRVTIGADGSCTVEDNGRGIPVDTMKSGKSAIEVVLTVLHAGGKFDKNTYQVSGGLHGVGVSVVNALSTILRATVFRDGRVYEIVFSRGLMTEPLTSREESLDEMKARYIRVFGVEGEWEGIEDRALFLERFGDRLTGTRVSFMPDPAIFETVEFDYDVLAHRMRELAFLNSGLAIDIRDERSGEEDRYRYEGGITEFVRHLTESDERIHEDPIAVDRKDEESRVEVEVALQYTNTYKEQVFTFVNSVNTREGGTHLEGFRSAITRAINASAKKNNLLKNGGTVRGDDVREGLNAVISLKVANPQFEGQTKMRLGNSNVRGIVDSLVYSSLTEYFEENPKVLQAIVGKALLAARAREAAQSARDLARRKSTLESTGLPGKLADCSERDPAKSEIYIVEGDSAGGSAKQGRNRRFQAILPLRGKILNVEKASPHKILKNAEIQALFSAMGTGVGENFNAEKSRYHHIVIMTDADVDGAHIRTLLLTFFYRYMTELIERGYVYIAQPPLFRVARGKKERYAYREEDMKAILAEMGENGITVQRYKGLGEMNAEQLWETTMDPEHRVFKQVRIEDASYANEIFEKLMGDDVEPRREFIWKHAQEVKNLDI from the coding sequence ATGAGAGATTCCTATGATGCCTCCCATATCACCGTCCTGAAGGGCCTCGAACCGGTGCGTGAGCGTCCCGCCATGTACATCGGCTCGACCGACACACGGGGCCTCCACCACCTTGTCTACGAGGTCGTGGACAACTCCATCGACGAGGCGCTTGCAGGGTTCTGTGATCAGATCAGGGTGACCATCGGCGCCGACGGTTCCTGCACCGTCGAGGACAATGGCCGCGGCATCCCGGTCGACACGATGAAATCAGGGAAGAGCGCCATCGAAGTGGTGCTCACCGTCCTCCACGCGGGCGGCAAGTTCGACAAGAACACGTACCAGGTCTCCGGCGGCCTGCACGGCGTCGGCGTCTCGGTCGTTAACGCCCTCTCGACCATCCTGAGAGCGACGGTCTTCAGGGACGGTCGGGTCTATGAGATAGTCTTCTCGCGCGGACTGATGACCGAACCTCTCACCTCCCGGGAGGAGAGCCTCGACGAGATGAAGGCACGGTACATCCGGGTCTTTGGCGTCGAGGGTGAGTGGGAGGGCATCGAAGACCGTGCCCTCTTCCTGGAACGTTTCGGCGACCGCCTGACCGGAACGAGGGTCTCCTTCATGCCCGACCCCGCGATATTCGAGACGGTCGAGTTCGACTACGACGTCCTCGCCCACAGGATGCGGGAACTGGCCTTCCTCAACTCCGGGCTTGCAATCGATATCCGCGACGAGAGGAGCGGTGAGGAGGACCGCTACCGCTATGAAGGCGGGATCACGGAGTTCGTCCGCCACCTCACCGAGAGCGACGAGCGTATCCACGAGGATCCTATCGCCGTCGACCGGAAGGATGAGGAGAGCAGGGTCGAGGTCGAGGTCGCCCTCCAGTACACGAACACCTACAAGGAACAGGTTTTTACCTTCGTCAACTCGGTGAACACGCGGGAAGGCGGCACCCACCTCGAAGGGTTCAGGAGCGCGATCACCCGGGCGATCAATGCCTCGGCAAAGAAGAACAACCTCCTCAAGAACGGCGGTACTGTCCGGGGCGACGATGTCAGGGAAGGACTGAACGCCGTCATCTCCCTCAAGGTCGCCAACCCCCAGTTCGAGGGACAGACGAAGATGCGCCTCGGCAACTCGAATGTGCGGGGGATCGTCGACTCCCTTGTCTACTCCTCCCTCACCGAATACTTCGAGGAGAACCCGAAGGTGCTCCAGGCGATCGTCGGCAAGGCCCTCCTTGCGGCGCGGGCGCGTGAGGCGGCACAGAGCGCCCGTGACCTCGCCCGGAGAAAGAGCACCCTCGAAAGCACCGGACTCCCCGGAAAACTCGCGGATTGCTCAGAGCGCGACCCCGCAAAGAGCGAGATCTATATCGTCGAAGGTGACTCGGCAGGCGGTTCCGCAAAGCAGGGGAGAAACCGGCGTTTCCAGGCCATCCTCCCCCTGCGGGGCAAGATCCTCAACGTCGAGAAGGCTTCGCCCCACAAGATCCTGAAGAACGCCGAGATCCAGGCGCTCTTTTCGGCGATGGGCACCGGCGTCGGCGAGAATTTCAACGCCGAGAAGTCCCGCTACCACCACATCGTCATCATGACCGATGCCGATGTGGACGGGGCGCATATCAGGACGCTCCTCCTCACTTTCTTCTACAGGTATATGACCGAACTGATCGAGCGCGGCTATGTCTATATCGCCCAGCCTCCTCTCTTCCGCGTGGCGCGGGGCAAGAAGGAGAGGTACGCCTATCGCGAAGAGGACATGAAGGCGATCCTCGCCGAGATGGGCGAGAATGGGATCACGGTTCAGCGCTACAAGGGTCTCGGTGAGATGAACGCCGAACAACTCTGGGAGACGACGATGGACCCCGAACACAGGGTCTTCAAGCAGGTGCGGATCGAGGACGCGAGTTACGCAAACGAGATCTTCGAGAAACTGATGGGCGACGACGTGGAGCCGAGACGGGAATTTATCTGGAAACATGCACAGGAGGTGAAGAACCTTGACATCTGA